A genome region from Carya illinoinensis cultivar Pawnee chromosome 2, C.illinoinensisPawnee_v1, whole genome shotgun sequence includes the following:
- the LOC122301708 gene encoding protein FAR1-RELATED SEQUENCE 5-like, whose amino-acid sequence MKDILSSSNSDEVDVMMSRNCRDIEDDTIETDSGVQQDDMNVEDCVNVEDGVDVGDGINNISSSSSGVFEPFVGKEFDEVEDAQAFYKAYARRTGFATRTNHTRLSKEDRKLILVEYVCSREGFRRESQKQIERKIPEPAETKIGCKATMCIKKDCEKWTVCKFVREHNHELLTPRSTSLLRGHRCVTRVQKKLILTLNESGVPTRKIMSVLSKESGGDFNIGCIGKDVENYLGNKRRKLFKEGDAQRLYAYFLDRQCKEPGFVYSMQVDENGCMGSCFWADARSRAAYQYFGDVVTFDATYLTNIYKMPFVPFSGVNHHHQTIMFGCALLVNETAESYIWLLRTWQEAMLGRAPSTIITDDDKAMAKAIGVVLPNTTHRLCLWHILQKFPEHLAHVYNKFPDFQKDFRHCIHETITTDEFEQEWSSILGKYSLLDNDWLQNLYNRRDKWVPAYLRTTFCAGMSTTQRSESMNKFFKDYVRSSTMVSDFVHQYEKALDARYFKEKEKDVQTKSTRAVMKTLWKIESDAASVYTRKSFMIFQDELFNSQRYIPTKVGKEGERRIYGVIPNGKEQPIYHVTLDSGDAKAICTCHMFEFVGILCRHVLCVLGKKSKLEIQPPLSCLRQGPQGVALYGRY is encoded by the exons atGAAGGATATTCTGTCGAGTTCGAATAGTGATGAAGTTGATGtaatgatgagtagaaattgCCGTGATATTGAAGATGATACTATTGAGACTGATTCTGGAGTGCAACAAGATGATATGAATGTGGAAGATTGTGTGAATGTGGAAGATGGAGTGGATGTAGGAGAtggaattaataatatttccagTTCAAGTAGTGGTGTTTTTGAGCCATTCGTTGGGAAGGAGTTTGATGAGGTAGAAGACGCCCAAGCATTTTACAAGGCGTATGCAAGACGAACGGGTTTTGCAACGAGGACCAACCATACTCGATTATCAAAAGAGGACAGAAAACTAATTCTAGTAGAGTATGTTTGCTCAAGGGAAGGATTTCGGCGTGAAAGTCAGAAACAAATTGAACGAAAAATTCCTGAACCTGCTGAAACAAAAATTGGGTGTAAAGCAACGATGTGTATAAAAAAGGATTGTGAAAAGTGGACAGTATGCAAGTTTGTCCGTGAACACAACCATGAGCTACTTACACCGAGAAGCACGAGTTTGCTTCGTGGACATAGATGCGTAACACGTGTCCaaaaaaaactcattctcaCTTTAAATGAGTCCGGTGTACCGACAAGGAAGATAATGTCGGTGTTGAGCAAAGAATCAGGTGGTGATTTTAACATTGGATGTATTGGTAAGGACGTCGAGAATTATTTGggaaataaaagaaggaaattatttaaagagggaGATGCACAAAGGTTGTATGCCTACTTTCTTGATAGGCAGTGTAAAGAACCTGGGTTTGTGTATTCCATGCAAGTTGATGAGAATGGGTGTATGGGAAGTTGCTTTTGGGCAGATGCAAGATCAAGGGCTGCGTAtcaatattttggggatgttgtcACTTTTGATGCGACATATTtgacaaatatttataagatgccGTTTGTCCCATTTTCAGGAGTTAATCATCATCACCAAACAATCATGTTCGGTTGTGCATTGTTAGTTAATGAAACAGCTGAATCATATATTTGGCTACTGAGAACATGGCAAGAGGCTATGCTTGGGCGTGCCCCTTCAACCATAATTACTGATGATGACAAGGCGATGGCGAAGGCCATTGGTGTGGTACTCCCAAATACAACTCATAGGTTGTGCCTATGGCATATTTTGCAAAAATTCCCAGAACATTTGGCACATGTGTATAACAAGTTTCCGGACTTTCAAAAAGATTTCCGTCATTGTATCCATGAGACAATTACGACTGATGAGTTTGAGCAAGAATGGAGCTCAATACTAGGGAAGTATAGTCTACTAGATAATGATTGGCTGCAAAATCTTTATAACCGACGAGATAAGTGGGTTCCAGCTTACTTACGAACCACGTTTTGTGCTGGTATGTCAACAACTCAAAGGAGCGAaagcatgaataaattttttaaagattatgttcGTTCAAGCACGATGGTGAGTGATTTTGTGCATCAATATGAGAAAGCCTTAGATGCACGTTATTtcaaggagaaagagaaggacGTGCAAACAAAATCGACACGGGCTGTTATGAAAACTTTATGGAAAATTGAATCAGATGCAGCCTCAGTCTATACAAGGAAGTCCTTCATGATCTTCCAGGATGAGCTCTTTAATAGCCAACGGTACATTCCAACCAAAGTTGGAAAAGAGGGTGAAAGAAGGATATACGGAGTCATACCGAATGGCAAAGAGCAACCTATTTATCATGTGACCTTGGATAGTGGAGATGCGAAGGCAATATGCACATGCCATATGTTTGAGTTTGTGGGGATTCTTTGTAGGCATGTTCTATGTGTCCTTGGGAAGAAATCGAAATTAG AAATACAACCACCTCTCTCTTGCCTTAGACAAGGTCCACAAGGAGTTGCTCTTTATGGAAGATATTga